A window of the Pungitius pungitius chromosome 3, fPunPun2.1, whole genome shotgun sequence genome harbors these coding sequences:
- the LOC119211526 gene encoding P2Y purinoceptor 14 — protein MDPLNSSHLPTNQSELSSTFTQHVLPPLYLLIFVAGSCLNGVAACVFFRVPSDSGLVVYLKNMVVADLLMLASFPFRPAAQLGLGGWRLHVVICRYTSVLFYSSMYAGILFMGLISLERYVRIVKNASSSSSTSSRCSRAPPLHLLQSVGFARMLALLSWALLLACALPNVVLTSRPADAETSRRCMQLKTPLGVSWHRASTLFNVGLFWVTLLVLASCYASIARRVYRSYRRVGCRRRSDACHKSNRSIFTLLAVFLACFVPYHACRVPYTLSQMPGAGFSRHSRFLLFQLKEATLFLSALNVCLDPLIYLLMCRTFREALLGKGRAAGPTGATGQSLSLI, from the coding sequence ATGGACCCCCTTaactcctcccacctccccaccaaccaatcagagctcagCAGCACCTTCACCCAGCACGTGCTGCCGCCGCTCTACCTGCTGATCTTCGTGGCGGGCTCGTGCCTGAACGGCGTGGCCGCCTGCGTCTTCTTCCGCGTGCCAAGCGACTCGGGCCTGGTGGTGTACCTGAAGAACATGGTGGTGGCGGACCTCCTCATGCTCGCCTCCTTCCCCTTCCGGCCCGCGGCCCAGCTGGGCCTCGGCGGCTGGCGCCTCCACGTGGTGATCTGCCGCTACACCTCGGTGCTCTTCTACTCCTCCATGTACGCAGGGATCCTCTTCATGGGCCTCATCAGCCTGGAGAGGTACGTGAGGATCGTGAAgaacgcctcctcctcctcttccacctcctccaggtGCAGCAGGGCGCCCCCGCTGCACCTGCTGCAGAGCGTGGGCTTTGCCCGCATGCTGGCGCTGCTCAGCTGGGCCCTCCTGCTGGCGTGCGCGCTGCCCAACGTGGTTCTGACCAGCCGGCCCGCGGACGCGGAGACGTCGCGGCGCTGCATGCAGCTGAAGACGCCGCTGGGGGTCAGCTGGCATCGCGCCTCCACCCTGTTCAACGTGGGCCTGTTCTGGGTCACCCTGCTGGTGCTCGCCTCCTGCTACGCCTCCATTGCACGCCGGGTCTACCGCTCCTACCGCCGTGTGggctgccgccgccgcagcgACGCGTGCCACAAGTCCAACCGCAGCATCTTCACCCTGCTGGCGGTGTTCCTGGCGTGCTTCGTGCCGTACCACGCGTGCCGCGTGCCGTACACCCTGAGCCAGATGCCCGGCGCCGGCTTCAGCCGCCACAGCCGCTTCCTGCTCTTCCAGCTGAAGGAGGCCACGCTGTTCCTCTCCGCCCTCAACGTCTGCCTGGACCCCCTCATCTACCTCCTTATGTGCCGCACCTTCAGGGAGGCGCTGCTCGGGAAGGGGAGGGCCGCGGGGCCCACGGGGGCCACGGGACAGAGCCTGAGCCTTATCTAA